A segment of the Macrotis lagotis isolate mMagLag1 chromosome 8, bilby.v1.9.chrom.fasta, whole genome shotgun sequence genome:
AAGTCAATTTTCTCCTCCCACCTCCCTCAGAGGGAGCCCACCACCCCCTCAGATCTCAGCCCCCAAATGAGCCATCACCTGGACTCTCCCTCCTGGAACGGGCCCCCCGGAAGCCAGGACCCTGGGTTGGGATGACTTCAGGATTCAGCACAACCTCCCCAGGCCGAGCCCCTCCTGGTTTCCCTTTCAACTGGAGGAGTTCTTGGTAATCCCTCATCATAGCTCTCAAGGGTTCCAGCTGTGGAAATACATATTCCTCCAACCACTCTTCCACAGTATTTGAGTAGAACACCACACCCAGATGCATCTGTAGGGTAGGCAACAGGCTCTCCCAGGCCTCAGACACcctgagggaaggaaaagaagatgtcTACAAGTCATCTTCCTCGAACCAACCTCCAGGAGTCAGTTCTCCCTCACCCCAGGCTCATCAGCTTAAAGTTCTCCACTTCTCTCTGAAACCCCTGAAGAGTTAGCCTCCGCATCCTAGGTCCCTCCTCATCCCTTCCCCTCACACACTACTTACTTGGTCAGTTTTCGGCCAAAGGCCTCCAGATTCTGTGGATTCCCAAATCGATGTTTACGATGGTAAGGGCTGAACCAGCCCTGAGCTGTGCTAAGGATACACAACAGGGGAGGGGGGGTACTTTAACAACTGGCCATACATCTCCTGCCCTCCCACTTTGCATGTACTAAGAGAGGAGAATGGGGAGTTGTAGGAAAGTTCCTCTCTAAGGATTCTCAGAAATGATACACCAGGAACTGCTTTGTCCTGAATAAAAGAGCTGGGGTGGTATGTCTTAGGGGTAAGTGTAGAAGGTACCTATCCTCCTCCAGAGACTTCAGCCCAGTCTCCATCAGCTCCTTGACTTGTTCCACCAGGTGGTAGACCTCAGCCCCAGGAAACATGCCATCTCCTTGGCTGTGGATAAGAAAAGAAGAGTTTCTAGCAGGGCCTAGACTGGAATGGGGCCAGATGTTTACCAGACTTCAGACTGACATGATAAATTAGACCACCCATCCCcttccaattttcttcttccccaagTCCTGCCCATTGAGCCCTGGCTTTCTCAAACCTGTCCCAGACTCTCATTGGGCAGTGGTCTCCAGGCTGGCATGTAGAACCCCTCCCAAAGCCCTGACTATGTCTGGCCCTGTGGCCTCCCTACCAGGTACTGGACTCCAAGTTGATAGCCTGAAACCCCAGTAGCTCCATGACTGTCTTCTTGGTCACCTCAGTGAATTCTCCTAGTGGAAGGAAAGaggattaaaaacaacaacaaaatccaagTGATCAGGAGAGTCTCCCTGTCCAAACCAGAGGGGCTAGAATCTAATGCATTAGTGACTATAGGCAAGTTTCTCTTGCTCTCTGGGGAAAGTCACTAAGAATGATGACCGAAGTTCAGAGAACCTACAGAAAGAGGGAAACTACACCTTGAACATTGTCCTCTCCCTAGCTGGACCAAGTTGATAGTAAACACCAccctctgtttccttttctgtaaaatgcaaataattgtACGTATATCATCAACCTCACAGGGTGTTTATGAGCATAAACTGTTCTATAATCTTTATAGTACTACTGATGTGTGAATGATGATGGATATGATCAAATGCTCAGGCTACCTAATGTCTTCTGATAGtagttaaaaaaaactggaagaaaactaGTCAGTGAGGAATGTAGAATGGGAGGACAGTGGGAAGAGAGGTATAAATTCCCAGTTTGTATCCAGGGCTCCTCTCCCCAAACTTTTCCATCCACACAGGATGGAGCTAGATGAGAAAGTGTCCAAATTCCCTTTGAGCCCATATCTTGTGAATGGTCACCCTGGAGCAAAAACCTTACCAGCGACTAGAGTCTGCAGACAGATGGCCAAGGAAGGAACAGCCACAGGGAGCAGCTCACACAGCACAGAATAGTGGTCATACCttacaaaaggaagagaaaagagagacctAGGATTATATCTaagagtttcttgagggcagagaccatgTCTGTCTTTATAACCTCAGCACTTAGTGCAGCACAttgtagtagatgcttaataaaagcttgttgactgGCTGCCCCTAATTTCCATTCTCACTCTATCCCACCCCCACTCGGCCCCCAGACTAATCCTTTACCTCTGCCAACCAGTCAGAACAATGCCCTGGCAACGGATAGGGTGGGCATCCCGAATGTGGGGGCCAGCTGATGCAGCCTGCAGGGCTCGGAGTACACGAAGCCAAGACAGTTGGTTGCTCAGGTGATGGCTAAGGGGTGTCCACATCTGGGCTGGGCCTGTGGAACCCTTGAAAGAGCTGGCAAACCACAAGCTGCGGAAGCCACTTTCTGCATATTTAGCAATGATCCGTCCTGGGTTGAGGAAGGCAAGAAGTGTAAAAACCTAGAAAGCAGGAGTGGGGAAGAAGGAGTCTGGGAAGGATCCACTCATCCAGAGGCCAGGGATCAAGAGGAATATCCAGACTGCCCGCCCCCATCTTTACTATCTCACGTTGTCCTCATCCAGGAGGGAGGGCAGCATGGCTAGTCACATGTCAGCCCTGTGCTATCCAGCAACCAGGATAGCAGGAAATGTGACACCAGGCTATATTCTCACCAATCTGGTCAGTGTCTAAGTCAGGATCATAGAACCACATCATAGGATCTGCAAGTTGAGGAATCCCCGAttctagaagaaaaggaaagaccaATAAGAGGGTACAGAGGAGTCCAACCCCAGGGCTTATCAAAGATTCCTCCATATCTGGGTCCTGTTTCACCACTCGCAGCAGTGCAAGGTATAGGTGTCTTTGGGTTTGAGAGGACCTTCCATAGCCACTCATGGAAATGGAAAGGCCTTCGAGGAGTcctggggatggggaggggagagttgAGTAACAAATGCTAAAGAAGGAATGTCAGGGTCTGTAGGATGGAAATAGTCAAAGGTCCAGAATCCATAGAATTAATACTAACTAAATAGCCAAAATCAGAATTTCTGGAATGGGGGGACCCTAGGATTCCAGGGTTGAGGGACATTGCCAATGAGAGAGATGATTTTAAGGTTGGGGGTATCCCAGGATACTAGAGTTGGGGAACAAATGCCAATGAGGAAAAGTCAGTCTCTAAAATGGGGGTTCCCAGGATCCTAGGATTAGGTATATTCCCCCCCCCAACACTGGGAGGGTGGGCAAGGAGGAGTCCTAAGGCTGGAGGATGAATTCCAATAATGGAATCTTTGGGATCAGGGGACTCCAGAGTTCCAGAGTTGTGGAAAGAACATCAATGATGGAATGATCAGTATCTCCATGCTGGGAGGAAAGATACCAGGGCCCTAGAGTTGGTAGTATTCCTAGCATTCTCCCACCCTGAAAGGTTGGGAGATGACTGCTAATGAGGGAAGGTCAAGGTCACTGGGATGGGGGGAACCCCAGAGTCCCAGAGTTGAGGAATGAATCAATGAGGGAATGTAAGGTTTTCTAGAAATTGGGGGATCCCAGGGTTGGGGTCCCCCTGCCTCGGACGGCCTGGGGTGGGAGTCTTCGAAGCACATCATCCCAAAGTAGCAGTCGAAGCCCTGGATGGCGCCAGCTCAGGAAGGTCACGACCTCTCGAACATGGTTCAAGTACATGTGACCAACGTCTTCCCCATGGCGGAGTAGCCAGGCACGGGAGTCTGCACCTTCACCCAGGTGAAACACCTGCAACCCAAGAGAAGATGCATCAGACAACATTTCCAATGGTCCTACAACTCCTCATAGGACTCTTGccactctctccttccctctttccagcACTGCTCCCTCTCTCAGCTCTGACCTCATCAGCTCCCACATGTAGCCAACGGGCGTGAGGATGCTGGTCTAGGACCTGGCCCAGGATAGCTCGCAAGAGTGGCATCGTCCCAGTCGCATGGGGATTCAGGGTGCTAGGATAACGATCCACCTCTCTTAGGGGCCAGAACTTCTCATGCTTCAGCACAAACTGGAATAAGAAAAACCAATATGAAtcggggaggaggggaggagaggagatgaagggggaaggaaggaaaagaaaaattcagaatctAGGAAACAATAACCACTTCCCCATGGAAAAGGAACATGTCCTCAGTTTTGATCAGCAGAACATCTGCTCCAAGCCAGGACAAAAATGGAAACAACTTGGGGGATCATATTGATGGGAGACAGCTCAAAAGTGAATTGAACTTTTCCCCTTGCCCTCCTGGGATCATCCCCAACTCTGAAAACTTGCTGGTCCCTGGGACCCCTGGTCAGGATTAAGATTAGAGGATCCTAGTAAAGGGTCAATGGTAATGGTCCAGGATGAGGGTTAATTGAATTCTGAGGTCATGAGTTGAGATCAAGGGTCAGGTACCTCAAAGTGGCCAAATGTTTGCACCAGAGGAATCACCTCCAGGTGGTTCTGTGCTGCCAGCTGCTGTATCCTCTCAATGTCATGTTTACTGAGGAATACGAAAGTTCTAATCAAGCCCCTGGTAGCCCCATTGTCATAGCCCTCATTCCCTTCCACTTACTCCTGGCTCCCTCCAAATCATGGCCAGTCTTCTCTATTAAACCCCAACTATTCCTCCCTCTGTCAGACCACACAGCCCTGACTTCTCTCCTATCAGATGCTGAGGATCCCCAAATCCCTGGACAAATTCCCTTTTTGAACCCCATGGTTGTGATATATTCCCTCCACCCCATCCAGTTCCACTCCCATGATCCCGTTCCCTTATCAGGCTCCTCTCCCAGATCCTAGGGTCTCCTACACCCACAGCCCCACTCCTCCATCAGTTCCCACAAACCCAGCCTCCTTCCCACCTGTAGGAATGGGGTGAACGTAACAACTCCAGTTCCCCATGGAAAGGGAACATGTCCTCATATTCGATCAGCACAGCATCTGCCCCAAGCCGGGACAGAAGTGGAAACAGCTTGGGGGGACCAGAGTGAGGGGCAACAGGTCAGAGGGACTTGGATTCTTCCCTTTGCCCTCCTGGGATCATTCCCCACCACCCTGGATGGAAAGACTGCCCCTCCCCCCTTAAGCAGAGCCCCCTTCCCAGATCCCTTCCCTCATTGGTGGAGTACCAACTATCCTAGTCAACTCTCTCACCTGTTCCAGATAAGATACCCTGGGAGCAGCTCCTTTCATGTCCAGGTGGACAACCTTCATCACTCCAGTTTGATCCCTCCGAGGAATCTCCCCAGTCAACCTCTGGGACCAGGACCCCAGAGTGCTCTCCCCAATTGGTTCAGGCGATGGCTGGCCACCCCCTGCTTCACCCCAGGGCCTGCCTGATGTTGGCTCCAAGCTAAGAAggtaaaagataaaaatcagaGATTATTGATTAGCCAACAGGGAGCAGGGATTGGATAGGGTGGGGGTCCAGTGAgcacccacccacacacacacacgtctttTCTGCCTCCTGTAGTGCCTAGGAAAGCAACTGCCCTGATCCAGGAGTTCCAGCTTCTGGCCTAGTGGTGTGTCTTTGTACATCAAAGATATCGTGTACCTTTATAGGCATAAGAGCAAtgctcctcctccccccacctttctccccctcccctcatgCAGCAGCCCTAGCCCCTCACCACCGGGGCAGAAGCAGTCTGAGGCCGGCACAAGCACAGAGGAGCAAGGAGGCCACTTGCAGAAGCAATTTCTGGTTCCTTTGCAACATCCTGGGGGGTGTAGTCACTCCTGGGGTAAAATGGGAAGGGGGTGTCAATGGGTCAAGCCCGGGTCTGAGAAAGGGAGTAATTGCTATCTCTGTGGAGTATTGAGAGGTCAGTCTCAACGGATGGATGCTATGAGGGTCAGCCTGAGACTCGATGatatgggggggggaagaggggggaggggaagagaagaacaCCGCCTGGCTTTGCAGTCTCCCCTCCCCCTAGGAGGgagcaggagggagggaggctCTGGTGGAAGctggagaagagggaggggataATGGATGGTCCAGACCGCGAACACGGGGGCGCAGAGGCGGGGCGCCCCCGCGAGTCCCGCTCCCGCCTCCCGGGCCCGGACCCCCGCCCCAGCCCCAGGTCCGGTCCGCCCGGGTCCCCCCGCACCTGGCTGAGCTGCTCTCCTCCCGGCCCCGTGAGGCGCGACCGGGTTCCTGCGCCTCCAGGCCCCGCCCGCACCACTGCCCCCCCAACCCCTCCGGGCGGTCGCCGAACCGACCCCCGCTCCCCGGTGCGGGCGGGCAGGTGGGGAGCGCACGAAGATCCCCAGGCTGCGGGTAGC
Coding sequences within it:
- the LOC141494824 gene encoding hexosaminidase D-like gives rise to the protein MLSTHRSQAGMRRPEDIDGESSGESDGGDRVVEGVTTPPRMLQRNQKLLLQVASLLLCACAGLRLLLPRCLEPTSGRPWGEAGGGQPSPEPIGESTLGSWSQRLTGEIPRRDQTGVMKVVHLDMKGAAPRVSYLEQLFPLLSRLGADAVLIEYEDMFPFHGELELLRSPHSYSKHDIERIQQLAAQNHLEVIPLVQTFGHFEFVLKHEKFWPLREVDRYPSTLNPHATGTMPLLRAILGQVLDQHPHARWLHVGADEVFHLGEGADSRAWLLRHGEDVGHMYLNHVREVVTFLSWRHPGLRLLLWDDVLRRLPPQAVRESGIPQLADPMMWFYDPDLDTDQIGRIIAKYAESGFRSLWFASSFKGSTGPAQMWTPLSHHLSNQLSWLRVLRALQAASAGPHIRDAHPIRCQGIVLTGWQRYDHYSVLCELLPVAVPSLAICLQTLVAGEFTEVTKKTVMELLGFQAINLESSTCQGDGMFPGAEVYHLVEQVKELMETGLKSLEEDSTAQGWFSPYHRKHRFGNPQNLEAFGRKLTKVSEAWESLLPTLQMHLGVVFYSNTVEEWLEEYVFPQLEPLRAMMRDYQELLQLKGKPGGARPGEVVLNPEVIPTQGPGFRGARSRRESPGDGSFGG